The Leptospira sp. WS39.C2 genome contains a region encoding:
- a CDS encoding acyl-CoA dehydrogenase family protein — protein MSHHISEHPSLQPFDISEYKGLRGKNFYDMDPALQRMVNRYSETYESSHKQAMVEHIREYGQLVGGILDELTEECHKEGKYGEVIKFDRTGKRIDFIKYSEEQKLARKISYDHGVVNLDFHPEWKFDFTHIHRYALTYLMNLNGEGGVACPLAMTDGMILALKKIGTEEQKNKYLPLVAGKGSGSHFMAGQYVTERVGGSNVSANRTVAKKITNGKWELTGEKWFCSNPGDLWVTTAKIEGTNTVGMFLVPRIKENGELNGHHILRKKDIIGSRGKITVEIIYDKVEAEEFGRPGHGLVNLIRYIIKTSRLHVGLGSCGNARRSVMEASEYAKFRTAYGKKILEFPSFVKTLAEMEILQTANCFVNFRSVDLAEKGHDAAEITVPLLKYKSSSQASYITQKAILSLGGNGIIGDFSPLPRLHNDSIINETWEGTHLIIADHCLHALQKPKVYAAFQSLLEDLTSQSSEVLELQPIVALFQEKRNELNYILKEESKDWKDMNRVYIADLTYNVLALAEWIEQTVHDFKSKLPTKYLYFAKGYAEMVRDGIEAPRQKEGVFFDPKALETFLSF, from the coding sequence ATGAGTCACCATATTTCTGAACATCCTTCCTTACAACCGTTTGATATTTCCGAATACAAAGGCCTACGGGGTAAGAATTTTTACGATATGGATCCAGCCTTGCAACGTATGGTAAATCGTTATTCAGAGACTTACGAATCTTCCCACAAACAAGCTATGGTCGAACACATCCGAGAGTATGGCCAGCTTGTGGGTGGCATTTTGGATGAACTTACAGAAGAATGCCACAAAGAAGGAAAATACGGAGAGGTGATTAAATTCGATCGAACGGGAAAACGAATCGATTTCATCAAATATTCAGAAGAACAAAAACTGGCACGAAAAATTTCTTATGACCATGGAGTAGTCAACTTAGACTTTCATCCAGAATGGAAATTTGATTTCACACATATCCATCGTTATGCGCTTACTTATTTGATGAACCTGAACGGGGAAGGTGGCGTAGCTTGTCCATTGGCGATGACAGATGGAATGATCCTTGCTTTAAAAAAAATAGGTACGGAAGAACAAAAGAATAAATATCTCCCCCTTGTTGCTGGCAAAGGAAGTGGTTCTCATTTTATGGCTGGCCAATATGTTACCGAACGTGTAGGTGGGAGTAATGTATCTGCAAACCGAACCGTTGCCAAAAAAATAACAAACGGCAAATGGGAGTTAACTGGTGAAAAATGGTTTTGTTCCAATCCTGGTGATTTATGGGTGACCACTGCCAAAATAGAAGGGACCAATACTGTTGGAATGTTCTTAGTTCCTCGGATCAAGGAAAATGGAGAATTGAATGGCCATCATATCCTTCGCAAAAAAGACATCATTGGTTCTCGAGGAAAAATCACAGTAGAAATTATTTATGACAAAGTAGAAGCAGAAGAGTTTGGTCGACCAGGCCATGGGCTTGTCAATTTAATTCGTTACATCATTAAAACTTCTCGTCTCCATGTCGGACTTGGTTCCTGTGGGAATGCTAGAAGGTCTGTGATGGAAGCATCCGAATATGCAAAGTTTCGAACAGCGTATGGAAAAAAAATCTTAGAATTTCCTTCGTTTGTAAAAACTTTAGCAGAGATGGAAATTTTACAAACGGCAAATTGTTTTGTCAATTTTCGATCGGTGGATTTAGCAGAAAAAGGTCATGATGCCGCAGAAATCACTGTCCCACTTCTCAAATACAAATCTTCATCCCAAGCCAGTTATATAACTCAAAAAGCAATCCTCTCGTTAGGTGGGAATGGTATCATTGGTGATTTTTCACCATTGCCACGGCTTCATAATGATTCGATCATTAATGAGACTTGGGAAGGTACACATCTGATTATAGCAGACCATTGCCTTCATGCTTTACAAAAGCCTAAAGTATATGCCGCATTCCAATCTCTTTTAGAGGATTTGACATCCCAATCAAGTGAAGTTTTGGAATTACAACCAATCGTTGCTCTTTTCCAAGAAAAACGAAACGAACTAAATTATATTTTGAAAGAAGAATCAAAAGATTGGAAAGATATGAATCGTGTTTATATTGCTGATCTTACATACAATGTATTGGCTTTAGCAGAATGGATCGAACAAACTGTCCATGATTTTAAATCAAAACTTCCAACAAAATATTTGTACTTTGCGAAAGGTTATGCTGAAATGGTTCGCGATGGGATAGAAGCACCAAGACAAAAAGAAGGTGTATTTTTTGATCCAAAGGCACTTGAGACCTTCCTTTCCTTTTAA
- a CDS encoding AEC family transporter, with product MENFLLLGICFALGLLFRKLPQFPESTPKVLNGFILYVSLPSLVLYHVHELKIGVSAILPTSMPWLVFGFALLFFFIFYKLKLMSFSTMVCLVLTAGLGNTSFVGFPLLEAYLGKESLGYGILSDQLGTFMVLSFPGIILASIAMDGKWNFLTLVKRVLRFAPVYALLFALITRQIEYPEEFKIVLLRLGDTLTPLALVSVGFMLDLRTIAGHGKYLVLGLGFKLVLAPILVYYVYSPLKDDGLLFQTILFESAMAPMVTSTVITIEKNISPHLASLMLGIGIPVSFLTTYILNLLIKGNFI from the coding sequence ATGGAAAATTTTTTATTACTTGGGATTTGTTTTGCACTTGGTTTACTTTTTCGGAAACTTCCACAGTTTCCAGAATCCACACCAAAAGTATTAAATGGATTCATACTTTATGTTTCATTACCTTCCCTTGTTTTGTATCACGTACATGAATTAAAAATTGGTGTTTCTGCTATTTTACCAACTTCGATGCCTTGGTTGGTATTTGGTTTTGCACTTTTGTTTTTCTTTATTTTTTACAAACTCAAACTTATGTCATTTTCAACGATGGTATGTTTGGTACTTACTGCAGGTCTTGGCAACACATCTTTTGTGGGATTTCCCCTCCTTGAGGCATATCTTGGAAAAGAATCACTTGGGTATGGGATCTTATCTGACCAACTCGGAACTTTTATGGTGCTTAGTTTTCCAGGCATTATCCTTGCTTCTATTGCTATGGATGGAAAGTGGAATTTTTTAACTTTAGTGAAAAGGGTTCTACGATTTGCTCCCGTTTATGCTTTGTTATTTGCATTAATAACAAGACAGATTGAATACCCAGAAGAATTTAAAATCGTATTACTTCGTTTAGGAGATACTTTGACACCATTGGCACTTGTATCCGTTGGATTTATGTTGGATCTACGCACCATTGCAGGACATGGAAAGTATTTGGTATTAGGACTTGGTTTTAAATTGGTATTAGCTCCTATACTTGTCTATTATGTTTATTCACCCCTTAAAGATGATGGATTATTATTCCAAACAATTCTTTTTGAGTCGGCTATGGCTCCCATGGTGACATCCACTGTCATCACTATTGAAAAAAATATTTCTCCTCATTTAGCAAGTCTTATGTTAGGAATTGGAATTCCTGTTTCCTTTCTCACAACATATATATTAAATCTTCTCATCAAAGGAAATTTCATTTGA
- a CDS encoding DUF4442 domain-containing protein: MKPISWKKRFKIWLYNFYPPYLGAGIRIKTIAKDLSYFQVEMNLRFYNKNYVGVHFGGSLYSMCDPFFMLILLETLGSDYIVWDKVGSMTFVKPGKGKVKAKFQILPDEIENIKKEVESKRKGEFHFTTNVIDSENDIVATLEKTIYIRKRGRLPVQNV, encoded by the coding sequence ATGAAACCAATCTCTTGGAAAAAAAGATTCAAAATTTGGTTATATAATTTTTATCCACCATATCTGGGTGCAGGGATTCGCATCAAAACAATCGCAAAGGACTTGTCTTACTTCCAAGTAGAGATGAATCTACGTTTTTACAATAAAAACTATGTGGGTGTGCATTTTGGTGGGTCATTGTATTCTATGTGTGATCCATTTTTTATGTTAATCCTTTTGGAAACATTGGGATCTGATTATATTGTTTGGGATAAAGTTGGTTCGATGACGTTTGTAAAACCAGGCAAAGGCAAAGTGAAAGCAAAATTTCAGATCCTTCCAGACGAAATTGAAAATATTAAAAAGGAAGTGGAGTCAAAGCGTAAAGGAGAATTTCACTTCACCACCAATGTCATAGATTCTGAAAATGACATAGTGGCCACATTAGAAAAAACCATTTACATTCGCAAACGGGGAAGACTCCCCGTTCAAAATGTC
- a CDS encoding DMT family transporter, translating to MNIKFLLLLILAMVSWGFSWPIAKMIAGLVPVPVLVFWRFLATFLSVLPILFVLRLPIRLKTGKDYWNVLIGGIIYTLYNQFFFLGLKNGLPGAGGVLVTTLNPIVTFFIVFLVQKKSISKRQVLGLFFGFLGGLVILQVWKISTDYLLLSGNLFFLLCSFVWATLSLNSQKTGKSMSPITYSFYVYGFGSILELLFCWNDPSFWKVWEFGASFWFAIFYLTVISTTFGTTVYFYAATRLGSEIASSFIFIVPLSAYLSSYLILDEVIQIPVIIGGALAMLAVYLINSKHKKKEQVPG from the coding sequence TTGAATATTAAATTTTTATTATTACTGATCCTTGCGATGGTTTCCTGGGGTTTCTCATGGCCAATCGCTAAGATGATCGCAGGTCTTGTTCCTGTCCCTGTACTTGTGTTTTGGAGATTCCTTGCTACATTTTTATCGGTACTTCCTATCTTATTTGTTTTACGTCTGCCAATTCGATTGAAAACAGGAAAGGATTATTGGAATGTTTTGATTGGTGGGATCATCTACACGCTTTATAACCAATTTTTCTTTTTGGGTTTGAAAAACGGATTACCAGGGGCTGGTGGAGTGTTAGTCACCACACTCAATCCTATTGTTACCTTTTTCATTGTGTTTTTAGTTCAAAAGAAATCCATTTCCAAAAGACAAGTATTAGGTCTCTTTTTTGGATTTCTCGGTGGGCTTGTCATTTTACAAGTTTGGAAGATTAGTACCGACTATCTCTTGTTATCTGGAAATTTATTCTTTCTGCTTTGTTCTTTTGTATGGGCAACACTTTCTCTCAATAGTCAAAAAACGGGAAAGTCGATGTCTCCCATCACCTATAGTTTTTATGTGTATGGATTTGGATCTATCTTAGAACTACTTTTCTGTTGGAATGATCCTAGTTTTTGGAAGGTTTGGGAATTTGGTGCTTCCTTTTGGTTTGCGATTTTTTATCTTACTGTGATTTCCACTACCTTTGGAACCACCGTATATTTTTATGCGGCCACAAGACTTGGATCTGAGATTGCGAGTAGTTTTATCTTTATCGTTCCACTCTCTGCGTATTTGAGTAGTTATTTAATTTTGGATGAAGTCATCCAAATTCCAGTGATCATCGGTGGCGCCTTGGCAATGTTAGCTGTATATCTTATCAATTCAAAACATAAAAAAAAGGAACAAGTCCCAGGATGA